Within the Miscanthus floridulus cultivar M001 chromosome 2, ASM1932011v1, whole genome shotgun sequence genome, the region CAGCTATTTCCAAGGGTTTCCAAGTTCCTGAGGGAAAGTTTTATCTTGTGGATGGTGGGTATGCAAATGCACCACAATTCCTTGCGCCTTATCGAGGAGTTAGATATCACATTGCTGAGTTTCGGTGGCGCTCATCTCGAAGAAGAGAATATGCTGATCACAAAAAGCTTTTCAATCATCGTCATGCACTTCTTAGAAACCATTTTGAGAGGGCTATTGGGATTCTTAAGAAAATGTTTCAAATTCTGAAAGTAGGAACACATCATCCCATAGAATCTCAAATAAAAATTCCAGCAGCAGCCGTTGTATTCTATAACATAATTAGATGTCTAAATGGTGACGAGAATTGGCTAGATCACCAACCTACTTATATACCAGAATCTGATCATGTTGATCTGCCACAAGGAGATGGTAATCATCAAAATGATGTGCAGTCGCTGAATTTACAAGACCATGCTGCAAACGTCCTAAGAGATCAGATTGCCATGCAAATGTGGAAACGCTACAATCAAAGTCATGCTTAGGAAGTAGCAGTCAAGTCGTAGAGCATGAAGATTATTTTGTAGTGTGTTATGTAATAAATGTTGAACATGCCAATGTGCTATTGTATAAGACATCTATGTTTATGACTTCCTATCTATGTGAGTTATGTTATATGTCGCCAAACTATTACAGTTGTGTTTGAATGTTATTTTTGTAAACTCTAGCTATGACTAAAGGACAAAGCTCAAGAGCATCATGGAGCTTTAATTATGAGAAAGGACTTCTTGATGTACTTCAAGAACACAATCATGAAAGGTTTAAGGGCTAAAATGGTTGGTCACCTGAAGGATGGAGAAGTATCATAAAGCATTTCAATGAGAAGTTTCCATCCGCTGGATTTTCGAAGGCACAGATTCAAGACAAGGAGAAGGACATTAAAGGAAACTACAAGGCTATTCGGGCAGGGATTAAGGAAAGTGGGGTTGGCTGGAATGATTCTTTGTGCATGATCAATGCTTTACCAGATAAATGAAAGAAACTTATTGATGTATGTTGTAAGATCATTTCACTTGCTAGATAATTTAGTTTGTTACTATGCTGCTAACTTTAGTTTGCATTTGCCAGGATCATCCAAGGCTTAAGAAGTTCCAAGCAAAAGCATTTCCTTTGTATCACGAGTGTGAGAAAGTGTACGAAGGTAAACTTTTTATTCAGCTACTAGTGCAGATAGCTTTTTTACCTATCCTACAGTAGTGTTTAGTATTTAGATTTTTTGAGCTACTAGCATttgtttttagatagttttttgtTAGACTACTGTAGCTGTGCAACTGTCCTAGAGATAGTTTTTTTTTGAACTATTAGCATGTGTTTCTCAAACTGTGCAGCTGTGTAACTGTCCTACAGATAGCTTTTTTTGAACTATTGAAATAAACTTTTTATTTCAATGTGTGTTCTATACAGTAGTAGCTTTCCTGCTACTACTATCCTTTTCTGCTAATATTTTTGGGACATTCATGTGACTTGAGTTTATTTATCCACATGAAACAGGAAGCATTGCAACAGGTGAATTAAATTTCACATCAACAGAGCCACTTGAGTTGCACCCACCGTCTTCCACTCAACATGTCAACGCCGGTGACATAGATGCTCCAGATAGCAGCATGAACCCtttctttgcaagtatggatgatCATAGGGCATCAAGTGAACCTATAGACCTCACTGGAGCCGAACCAGCTTCCTCTGCTTGTTCAGGACAAAAGGGATCAGGAAGTGGGAAAAAGAGAAGCATTGCTGGAGTTCTACAAGGCTATTTGGACCACAAGATAAAGCAAAGCAAAACTTTTGTGGAATCACTAGATGAAACAAGTAAAGGTGACTATTCTATCAAGAAGTGTATGGATCTTCTGGAATCCATGGAAGAGCTCTTAGATGAAGAGAAGGCGCAAGCAACAAGCGTCATGAAGTGTGAGGTGAacagagaaatttttatcaacttCACAAACCCAAGAGTTTGCCTATTGTGGATCAAGGGTGAGATTGCTCCAAAGGTAAGTTTACTATTCTTGTGACTACCTACCTTACTAGTACTACCCCTTGTGTAAGAATTTTACGGTACTGTGAGAAGTACATGGTGTTGTAGAATTTATTTATGAAATCTGACCTTCTGCCCAGTGCCCAGTGCCTAGTGCCTAGTGCTGCAATTGACTGTTGGAGTTTTTGTGAGTTTTACAATGCCTTTGACTAAAACTGAAAACCCAAATGCCTAATTTTACAGTACTATGTAAAGCAGGAAGCTTTTCATTAATTTGGTTGTACAAGCAAAGTTTCTAATCTAGTGTGCATGTAGAAGAATGATACTTTTGGCTATATGATAAAAAAGTTATCCTTTGCCAATCCTTGCAAGATTCACCTACCCTAAGACAATGGTCAATCAACCAAAAGACAATAGGAGTAGAAATCAACTAACTAATTACTTGGAAGATTAGAAAATGGAAGTTAGGATAGGAACAATTAAATTCAGAAATCAATTAATCACCATGGTTAAGGGGCTGTAACATTTTTCATAATCTAAATTTAACCAAATTTTTTCTTTGTTAGTATTGAGTTATCATGTATGAATGAAAGCtgatggccctgttcggcttacctcatatttggtttgttcggcttctttttttcagccggaacagtgtttttctctcacaataattcagccagaacagtatttttcagccagtttcatccaagtttcagaccagcgaacggggccataattaTTGCTCAAGAAGAATGATAGTGAACCAGATTTTTTCTTTGTTAGTATTGAGAAACTGAGGAAACTTTCAGTTAGTCAACCAGGTTTTCATTTGCACAAATCCAATATTTTTTCTGTGAGTGCTGTATGATTGCGTGAAACTCTAGCATTTCAAAGGGGCCTAAGTATGCAACTTGAATCCGTTTTTGGTTATACAGTATGTTTTGAGTGCAATTACCAATTTCACAAATGATATTTGACTAGAAGCCGTTACCAATTTGATAGCAAGCTTGATAGATACTAGTAACCATAATAATTACAGGTATTGACGTCAATTTAATCTGATAGTCTATTGCTAGCTATGATCTTGTGTGCAGTTAACATTAGTATTTGCAGTTCCTATATTTACATCTGTGGTAATGACAATGTTCGTTGATGCAGGTTTGAGTGTCTAGGACATTTGAAGAGGCATCTCATGAAGTGTCAAAGCTACTGAACGTATTAGTTATTGAGAAATTTCCAATTTGCCACATTCCACGATGCCGCTTTTATGTTTATTCCTTGCTTGAACTGGACATGTCTGTCTTTACTTCCATAATTTTGAAAGTCTATGCAAATGAATTACGTATCCGTACTAAATTTATCTATGGTGCTAAGTTTCAGCTTGAGAAAACATCATTTTCTGAATTCTGTGTGTTTTTCTGATTATTCTGAATATTTTTTGTCGTCCGGGATTTGTATCTCCATCTTTCCCAAATAGTAGCTGGTAAATTTTCCCACTAGGGGATTCCGTCTCCTAGGGGACAGTGGTGGCAAGTGCAGTGGAGAAAACCCCTTAGAGGCTTAAACACACGTGGTTTTGGGCACCCTTCATCCAAATGAGCCCTCACCGATGTTTGAATTCTTTTCAATTCGAATTCAGGGTTGGGTGGGAAGGTGTAATCATGAACCCAATCACTCCTGTTCAAACTATTTTCAATTCGGATTCGGGTGCTTTCTCTTGTCACATTTTCATAATTGCAAGAGGGTGTGAGCATATGAACTAGGCAGATATATCACAATACATCGCCTCTTATTGTCGCCAAATTATCTGAAACCATTATCGGGATTCCATATGcaagtcttttctttcctttcgAAAACATACGCCAAAGTCTGTTGTCGTCAAAATTCATCTAGGGTAAACACCACAACGAGCAAAATTCTTATTCAAAATACATGATCTTGCAGGCATCTAATGTGTCGGATAACGGGTTTGAAAGCTGTTATAAGTGGGAGTTACATACCCTGCACGCTAGTCTCAGCTGGAGGCAGGGCAGCGGAGGCCGGAGTACGATCTTAGTTGCTGTATAAATTCGTCGATGTACCTGTCCTGCAGTTCCTTATCAGCTACAATCCCTTGCACCTTGAGGGCATTTTCCACGAAGACACCCCTGGTTTCCTCCTCTAGCATGACGGCCCGGACTGCGCTGGCGACGCCATGGCGGTCGAACGACCCGTCGTGCTCATCCCTGGCCACCTGCAACCCCACCTTCTTCCCCTCCATGAGGCGCGCATTCGGCCCTTGGTCCCCGAAGATGGGCAGCATGACGAGAGGGCGGCCATACAAGAGCCCTTCGATGAGCGAGTTCCGCCCGCAGTGCGTCAAGAACCCGCCCACGGCGCCGTGCGCCAGTATGCTGGTCTGAGGAACCCACCCCGTGGTCACCAGCCCACGGCCGCGGCTGCGCTCTTGGAACCCGGCTGGAAGGATGTCCGCGTCGGGAACGCCGCTGGGATTCCTCAGAGCCCAGAGGAAGCGTGTCCCGACGAGCTCCAGCCCCAGCGCCAGCTCGCGCACCTGCTCCACGCGCAGCGGCACCTCGCTCCCCAGCGCCACGTACAGCACCGAGCTCGGTGGCTGCGCGTCCAGCCACCGCACGGCGGTGTGCTCCCCATTCGCGTTGGCGCCGCGCCCTCCGTCGGGTGACGGCGGAAGGAGCCCGAGGGGGACGACCGGCTTGCCGACGAGCGGTGCCACCAGCGGGAGAAACTCGGGCTCCCACTCGAGGCTGCTTCGCATGGCCATGACCGTGCACCTCTCGCGCGTCAAGCAGAAGCGCTCGGCGATGGACATACATGACGCGCCATCCTTGGCCAAATATTGTTTATTCTGCTCCGACTCGTAGCGGGGTGGAGCCGCCGCCGGCCGTTCCTCTACAGCGGCACCCGGCTTGGCGCGCGAGGACTGCCGATCCCTGGCCGCGGCAAGAGACGCGGCGCTCGGGAGCAGCATTGCGCATGGCACCTGGTGACAAGCCGAGCTGGATCTGAGACAAATACGGAAGCAAAAGCAAGTTGACAGCGTTGACCAGTTTTCATTTGGTGTGAGCGAACCTTGTTgtcgacgacggcggcgccggcggcccaGTAGTGGAAGCAGTCGACGATGACCCAGTCAGGCCTCTTGCCCTCGTCGGCGCAGGACGCGCCCAAGAACTCCGCGAAGGGCGCGGCGAGCCCGTCGAAGGCCTTGAACAGGAGCTCAAACTTGTCGTGGGGGACGCTGTTAGTGGACTCGGCGCCGTCGGGGAGGCCGTCGACGCGCGGGAGCGGGAGCGCCACGAGGTCGACGCGCGGCGCCGCGGCGGGGCGCAGCGCCGGGAGGCGGGCGATGTTGCCCGGAGTGGAGACGAAGGACACGCGGTGGCCCCGCAGCGCCAGCCGCTCCCCGAGCTCCAGGTACGGGAGCAGGTGGCCGAACCCGAGCCACGGGAAGATCACGAAGCGCAGCGGCCCCGGGGACGAGGACACGGCGTTGTCCATGGCGATTGGCCGAGGGGAAAGCGGACGTGCAGCCGAGAGGAGCAGACCTTGCCCGCGAAGGCGTGGCATTGATCTGAATCGATACTGTACTTTGCAGAGATTGATCGATAGAGACGGGAGCAATGAGCCAATGACGTCGTCGGAGTTAGCATTAACAAAGATGGCATGCTCTGCGCATCttctattttaaaaataaaaagaaaaggaaaatctGCAGGGATGCAGCAGTTTGTCAAATGGGCTGTGACGTGCTGACGTACGTGCTGGCTGCTCAGTAGGAGTATCCAAGAAACTCATCGCAGGTTACTATGTTATTAACGAGCAAAATGCCACTCGGAACCTAAAGCTAGCATGGCTACACTCGAGGGTCGTTTTTTCCGGTCGATAAGGCTAATGAGTAATGAGTACTCACTCCATTTATTTTCGTAGGGGTATTAAATTTTCGAAAGTCAATCTTTATAAACTTTCAAACAATTAATCAAACTATATACACATTGAGTGTAAGGAAGTTGTATCAATTTTGTATATAATAGATCTTGTAGTACAAATGTACAATTTGATTTTGTACTGGTCGACAATACTTACATTGTTTTAAAATGTAAGTTTTAGTTTTATCCTACTTTGACTGAGTTtattgagaaaaaaaaactatgttAACATCTATAATACAAAATAAATGTATTATCAAGACATTTTATGGTGGATTtattaataaaactaatttgaCGTAGATGTTCGCTCATTTTTCATAAACGTGATCAAAATTAGAAAAGATTGATTTAGAACATAACTAAAACAACTTACGTCGTAGGAGTATATTATCATagaatttttcttttttgttaaCTCGTTTTCTAAGGATGTTTTCAAACCCTAATATGTGTTGGAAAGAAACGAAGCATAATCTGACTTTGATGCCGAGGAACAGCGTCAATGATTCATCTGTTTTTATGAAAATTGAGGTGCACACAGATGTAAAGGTGTCTCAAGGATCTCCATGCAGTTGGGGGGTGGGGGCATGCCATGAGCATTGAGATCTGAGATACGGGACCGCGTTTCAAATGCCTTGCAGCGGTTCAAAACGGCattattcaagaaaaaaaattatCATTTGTGTTCTGCGAGCGGCCTACCGTATAAACAAAGGTACGCTGGCAACTAGTGTCGAAAGTTGGAACGGAAGGCGATATATCATCTTATTCAGGATCTTTGGCCTGCCGTGCCCATGCGGCCATGCGCCGTGCCACCAAAATATTGTATATTCGTAATCCCTATATCAAACTCATATTGCACCCAGAAAAAATTCACCTGGGTAAACAAAGCTTGAAGAACCTTGCGGCTTTTTTATCCTATCTGCAGGATAGAGTGATCTTCTCAACATTGCAGAAATTGAACTGGATACTATGATATGGATCCTATGCtaagccctgttcgcttgagttacttttcagtcatggaacagtgttttcctctcacaacatttcaacataaacatcaacataagccaaatttcagcataagcgaacacGGCATTATCTTCCCAAAATTACTGAAATTAAACAGAATATGGATATGGATTATGGGGTTTCCCCTTATCTACGAGTAGAGGTTGAAGAACCAATGTTCATACTCCATAGACAGCTCATGAGAAAGCATAGCAGAATAATGCCACCAAACCAAAATGAGTGATCTAGGATCATTATTGTTTCCTAGAGAATACGGGTCATGGTTACAAATTATTGCTCTACAATGTTTCCAAGGACAGTTGCAAGAAAACCATGAGGGATTCAGACATGTCCAGGCAGCAATTAGCAGCTTATACAACAAGCACTACAGGTTCTGATGCAATACAGCAAGTATACAACGAATTAATAATGTTATGTGGTGCATGATTCACATAATTTGGTGTGTACAATGCTCGGTTAACTGGCTCTAGTGATGTTATTATGAACCAAGATGCACAGTGCATGGGTCTGGCTCAATTCAATCAATTTGTCATCCTCCAATGGCTGAAAGAAACACAAGAGTAATTAGACATCCCTGTGAAAATGGCTGGGCGGAAGGCATAGCGCTTTTACCTGCTGCTTTTGGAACTGGGGGAGTTGAACCCGTTTCAAGCCATCTGCTAGCCGCTTGCATGGAAGAGATGGTTCAGCTGCAGCGAACTCATTCAGAACCTGGCAAAATTTTGGCAATACATTGGAAAAATGGAAGACCAAGGGATAATGCCCTTTCCATTTCCTTTCCGTAATGAAATGATTGATCAAGTGAACATTAGACCACAGTTTGGAGAAGTTTTTCAATTATTTCAGTTAATTTGGTGAATGATAGAAATATTGCCTTTCTTTAGGACTCCTCATTGTTACTACTAAGTTTAGTTGCTCAATTCTTTGTTTCAATTCTAAAACTATGAACCAAATGTCAACCTGGTTCAAGTTTGTGTTTCTGTTACATAAGCAGCAACAGATCTCAATTGTAAACATACAAGCTGTCTATCAGCAAAGTTTTAGAGTCTCTTAAATATTAGTGCAGGCTAACAGCATCTTCTATGGTTTTCATTTCAGCTTACAACAAAAGGCTTCTCAATCTACAACTACTCAGTTCAAACCTCTTAAGTACAACAAAGTGTTTCAAAGAAAAACGACAATGTCCACATCAATGGATGGCAGAGCCACCTCATCACAAGTATAGCTTGCCTAGAGGTGACTCATGGCCACACACACATCATGTCAATGCCTGGGTGATAGACAAGTCACAAAAGATTGGTAGCACCCTCACAGTAGAAAGGCATCCAGCACAAACCAAACAGGAGAAATAACTCAGCCTAGTGTAGCTAGGGCTACAAAGTGCAGGTGGTGCTATGCTGCAACCTGTCTATCCAGGATGTCGGTTGTTCAGCTTGATCCAGTCCTAAAACTGAGTCAACAAAAATCtatatattatttttctatgagcGGAATTACCGCTTCCAGCGTGTTCAGATAATTAAGTTACAACACCAGTACACCCTACATGAGGCACCAAAATTACAATGTACAAGAACCAATGCCAAATGAATGGTTTCTAAGCTATGGAATGCCTATAA harbors:
- the LOC136538591 gene encoding UDP-glycosyltransferase 91C1-like, whose translation is MPRLRGQGLLLSAARPLSPRPIAMDNAVSSSPGPLRFVIFPWLGFGHLLPYLELGERLALRGHRVSFVSTPGNIARLPALRPAAAPRVDLVALPLPRVDGLPDGAESTNSVPHDKFELLFKAFDGLAAPFAEFLGASCADEGKRPDWVIVDCFHYWAAGAAVVDNKVPCAMLLPSAASLAAARDRQSSRAKPGAAVEERPAAAPPRYESEQNKQYLAKDGASCMSIAERFCLTRERCTVMAMRSSLEWEPEFLPLVAPLVGKPVVPLGLLPPSPDGGRGANANGEHTAVRWLDAQPPSSVLYVALGSEVPLRVEQVRELALGLELVGTRFLWALRNPSGVPDADILPAGFQERSRGRGLVTTGWVPQTSILAHGAVGGFLTHCGRNSLIEGLLYGRPLVMLPIFGDQGPNARLMEGKKVGLQVARDEHDGSFDRHGVASAVRAVMLEEETRGVFVENALKVQGIVADKELQDRYIDEFIQQLRSYSGLRCPASS